The Methylomarinum vadi genome has a window encoding:
- a CDS encoding flagellar motor protein, producing MDILSIIGVIIGFAAIIAGNSLGGGEFAFLLNAHALIIVIGGTLGATLLHFPPKVFWQSIKISRWVVAPLQIPLRAKIKKIVEWSALARKEGLLGLEGIIELEQDGFAKKGLQLLVDGNEPDVIRDCLEVDISTREHLDLQAANVYSAMGGYSPTIGIIGAVIGLIHVMQNLANPELLGAGIATAFVATIYGVGLANLLFLPVANKLKAQVLLISKAEEMMMEGITAIAEGENPRNIELKLSGFLLD from the coding sequence ATGGATATTCTTAGCATTATTGGAGTCATCATCGGGTTTGCCGCGATCATCGCCGGTAACTCGCTGGGAGGAGGTGAATTCGCTTTCCTGTTGAATGCCCACGCCCTGATTATCGTCATCGGCGGAACGTTGGGCGCGACATTATTGCATTTCCCCCCCAAGGTATTTTGGCAAAGTATCAAGATTTCACGCTGGGTGGTCGCGCCACTGCAAATTCCGCTCCGGGCGAAGATCAAAAAAATCGTCGAGTGGAGCGCGTTGGCGCGCAAGGAAGGGTTGCTCGGTTTGGAAGGCATCATCGAGCTGGAACAAGACGGTTTCGCTAAAAAAGGCTTGCAGCTATTGGTGGACGGCAATGAACCGGATGTGATCCGGGATTGTCTCGAAGTCGATATCTCGACCCGGGAGCATCTGGATTTGCAGGCGGCCAATGTCTATAGCGCCATGGGCGGTTATTCGCCGACGATCGGCATTATCGGTGCCGTTATCGGCTTGATTCACGTCATGCAGAATCTGGCCAATCCTGAATTATTGGGGGCCGGAATTGCCACCGCCTTTGTCGCCACCATCTACGGCGTTGGTCTGGCCAATTTATTGTTTTTGCCGGTTGCCAATAAATTAAAGGCCCAAGTCTTGTTGATTTCCAAGGCCGAAGAGATGATGATGGAGGGTATTACCGCGATCGCCGAAGGCGAGAACCCCCGGAATATCGAACTGAAATTGTCCGGCTTTTTATTGGATTGA
- a CDS encoding protein-glutamate methylesterase/protein-glutamine glutaminase: MAIRVLIVDDSRFIRKRIQEILEEDPVYQVVGVAGDGREAVKKAAELEPDVITMDVEMPVMDGITAVKQIMRECPAPILMFSIATRIGAQATLDALNAGAIDFLPKQLDDIDADREMAKRLLRRRIRIVAQQASKIRRQAATVNNKPMPASPSRSFASKRDKLRPDLLLIAASTGGPVAMQKILTHIPAHCSMPILLLQHMPESFTKSFADRLNDLCQIRVKQAADGDLLQPGLALLGPGGMQMEVHSQYGKQSVSLRRKQAGEIYSPCVDITFASVARQNVGRVIAVVLTGMGSDGKKGAEQLKRGGAEIWAQDEASSTIYGMPRAIVEADLADHVYSLEEIAFEFNKLS, from the coding sequence ATGGCTATTCGGGTATTGATTGTCGATGATTCCAGATTCATCCGCAAGCGAATACAGGAGATTCTGGAAGAAGACCCGGTTTACCAAGTCGTCGGCGTGGCCGGTGACGGCCGCGAGGCGGTCAAAAAGGCGGCTGAACTGGAACCCGATGTGATCACGATGGATGTCGAAATGCCGGTCATGGACGGTATTACGGCGGTCAAACAGATCATGCGCGAGTGTCCGGCGCCGATTTTGATGTTTTCGATAGCCACGCGGATCGGTGCGCAGGCGACCCTGGATGCTTTGAATGCGGGAGCCATCGATTTCCTGCCGAAGCAGTTGGACGACATCGATGCCGACCGGGAAATGGCCAAGCGCTTGTTGCGCCGGAGAATTCGGATCGTGGCCCAGCAGGCGTCGAAAATCAGAAGGCAGGCCGCGACCGTCAATAATAAACCGATGCCAGCTTCTCCCAGCCGAAGTTTTGCGTCAAAACGGGATAAATTGCGACCCGATTTGCTTTTGATAGCGGCTTCCACCGGCGGACCGGTCGCCATGCAAAAAATATTGACGCATATCCCGGCGCATTGCTCCATGCCGATTCTGTTGTTGCAGCACATGCCGGAAAGTTTCACCAAGAGCTTTGCCGACCGTTTGAATGATTTGTGTCAGATTCGGGTCAAGCAGGCCGCAGACGGCGATCTGTTGCAACCGGGGCTGGCGTTGTTGGGGCCGGGGGGAATGCAAATGGAAGTGCATAGCCAATACGGTAAGCAAAGCGTCAGCTTACGCCGCAAGCAGGCGGGAGAAATTTACAGTCCGTGCGTGGACATTACCTTTGCTTCGGTGGCGCGGCAGAATGTCGGGAGAGTGATAGCCGTGGTGTTGACCGGCATGGGTTCGGATGGCAAGAAGGGGGCGGAGCAGTTAAAACGCGGAGGTGCGGAAATCTGGGCGCAGGACGAAGCCAGCAGCACCATTTACGGTATGCCGAGAGCGATAGTCGAGGCCGATTTGGCCGATCATGTGTATAGCCTCGAGGAAATCGCTTTCGAATTTAACAAATTAAGCTGA
- a CDS encoding chemotaxis protein CheA translates to MAIDLDDEILQDFLVEAGEILELLSEQLVELEQSPEDFELLNAIFRGFHTIKGGAGFLAINPLVDVCHSAEDVFNVLRQGERKVNAELMDVILQVVDVVNEMFGQVRSGNDPTPAADSLLQRLRSFTSAEEMTEEAAESTDDTPAEPSVGIAEPGSDIVEQEFESMLVVPDDDGVAKFGGASDEITEDEFEELLDALHGKGGSPTPKQPNQSDQQATGSADEISEEEFERLLDDLHGKGKFSSKNLSEAAVKKDSEDTPATDSGDITEEEFEQLLDELHGKGKFKGANVQPTPSQESEEREKTLTEATEQGQAEIKPQTEAMPVQPKKTEVGGKEAKRTAKTMPPQGDTTVRVDTQVLDEIMNMVGELVLVRNRFQTLKANEEAGEQFAKAVSNLDVVTADLQLSVMKTRMQPIKKVFGRFPRVVRDLARSLNKEIRLELVGEETDLDKNLVEALADPLVHLVRNAVDHGIEAPEERVAKGKPREGLVVLTASQEGDHILLSIKDDGKGMNADTLRAKVIEKGLMDEESAARLDDKECYNLIFLPGFSTKSEISDVSGRGVGMDVVKTRITQMNGVVEIDSEEGAGSTIIIKVPLTLAIMPTLMVKLGGQAFALPLASVVEILDLDLRKTNVVDGQLVVVVRQKALPLFYLGEWLVQDPHYVIDKHAMAHVVVVNAGGRQVGFVVDQLIGQEEVVIKPLGAKLQGLEGLAGGTITGDGKIALILDVPGLMKRYAG, encoded by the coding sequence ATGGCGATTGATCTGGATGACGAAATTCTCCAGGATTTCCTGGTCGAAGCGGGCGAAATTCTCGAACTGCTAAGCGAGCAGTTGGTCGAGCTGGAGCAGTCGCCGGAAGACTTCGAACTGTTGAATGCCATTTTCAGAGGCTTTCACACGATAAAAGGCGGCGCCGGGTTTTTGGCGATCAACCCGTTGGTCGATGTTTGCCACAGCGCCGAAGATGTCTTCAATGTGCTAAGGCAGGGAGAACGCAAGGTCAATGCCGAGTTGATGGATGTGATACTGCAGGTAGTCGACGTCGTCAACGAAATGTTCGGTCAGGTCAGGTCGGGCAATGACCCGACGCCGGCTGCCGACAGCTTGCTGCAACGTCTGCGGTCTTTTACCTCGGCTGAGGAAATGACGGAAGAGGCGGCCGAGTCCACTGACGATACCCCCGCCGAACCGTCCGTTGGCATCGCCGAGCCGGGTTCGGACATCGTCGAGCAGGAGTTCGAATCGATGCTGGTCGTGCCGGACGATGACGGCGTTGCTAAGTTTGGCGGGGCCAGTGACGAAATCACCGAAGACGAATTCGAGGAATTACTCGATGCTTTGCATGGCAAAGGCGGTTCCCCCACGCCGAAGCAACCGAATCAATCCGATCAGCAAGCAACCGGTTCCGCCGATGAGATCAGCGAGGAGGAGTTCGAACGGTTATTGGACGACTTGCATGGCAAGGGCAAATTCTCCAGCAAAAATTTAAGTGAGGCAGCAGTAAAAAAGGATAGCGAGGATACGCCTGCCACCGATTCCGGCGATATTACCGAGGAAGAGTTCGAGCAATTGCTCGATGAATTGCATGGCAAGGGCAAATTCAAAGGCGCTAATGTTCAACCGACTCCTAGTCAGGAAAGCGAGGAGCGAGAAAAAACCTTAACGGAAGCAACGGAACAAGGGCAAGCCGAGATAAAACCGCAAACCGAGGCGATGCCTGTGCAACCGAAAAAAACGGAGGTTGGCGGAAAAGAAGCGAAAAGAACGGCAAAAACGATGCCGCCGCAAGGCGATACGACCGTTCGGGTCGATACCCAGGTCTTAGACGAAATCATGAACATGGTCGGTGAATTGGTGCTGGTGCGTAACCGTTTCCAAACATTAAAAGCCAACGAAGAGGCTGGCGAACAATTTGCCAAGGCCGTATCCAACCTCGACGTGGTCACGGCCGACCTGCAACTGTCGGTGATGAAGACACGGATGCAACCGATCAAAAAGGTATTCGGCCGTTTTCCCCGGGTAGTCAGGGATCTTGCCAGAAGTCTCAACAAGGAAATTCGCTTGGAATTGGTCGGTGAAGAAACCGATCTGGATAAAAATCTGGTCGAAGCCCTGGCCGACCCATTGGTGCATTTAGTGCGTAATGCGGTGGACCACGGTATTGAAGCGCCGGAAGAGCGTGTGGCCAAAGGTAAGCCCAGGGAAGGCCTGGTCGTGTTGACGGCTTCTCAGGAAGGAGACCATATCCTGCTGTCCATCAAGGATGATGGCAAGGGCATGAATGCCGATACGTTACGGGCTAAAGTGATTGAAAAAGGCCTGATGGATGAAGAAAGTGCGGCCAGGCTGGATGATAAGGAGTGTTATAACCTGATTTTCTTGCCGGGTTTTTCCACCAAAAGCGAGATTTCCGATGTATCGGGGCGCGGCGTGGGCATGGATGTCGTCAAGACCCGGATCACGCAAATGAACGGCGTGGTAGAAATCGATTCCGAGGAAGGTGCCGGCAGCACGATTATCATCAAGGTTCCGTTGACCTTGGCCATCATGCCGACCTTGATGGTCAAGTTAGGCGGCCAGGCTTTTGCCTTGCCGCTGGCCAGCGTCGTTGAAATCTTGGATCTGGACCTGCGCAAAACCAATGTCGTCGATGGCCAGCTGGTCGTGGTGGTCAGGCAGAAAGCCCTGCCGTTGTTTTATTTGGGGGAGTGGTTGGTACAGGACCCCCATTATGTGATCGATAAACATGCCATGGCGCACGTCGTCGTGGTTAACGCGGGCGGTCGCCAAGTGGGCTTCGTCGTCGACCAATTGATCGGCCAGGAAGAGGTCGTCATCAAACCGTTGGGAGCCAAATTGCAAGGATTGGAAGGGTTGGCCGGGGGCACTATCACCGGCGACGGGAAAATTGCGTTGATATTGGACGTGCCGGGGCTGATGAAACGCTATGCGGGTTAG
- a CDS encoding protein phosphatase CheZ, translated as MTHDTRLALAKDLVNALEQGDEVKADGLLDEIAGLRETQLFKEVGKLTRQLHDTLSSFAVDSRIAAMTEKDIPDAKERLHYVITMTEQAANQTLNAVETLLPVSEQLSTQIAELSDKWGRFLDREMPYEEFRTMSREIALHFSESKNSLQSMQAGLNDILMAQSFQDITGQIIRRVIDLVQELEASMVEVIRISGGKIKPAAGVSGEPELPGPAVPGIDDKGGDVASSQDDVDDLLSSLGF; from the coding sequence ATGACGCATGATACTCGCCTGGCCCTAGCGAAAGACCTGGTAAACGCCTTAGAGCAAGGTGACGAGGTGAAGGCGGACGGACTGCTTGACGAAATTGCCGGTTTACGGGAAACCCAATTATTCAAGGAAGTGGGCAAGTTGACTCGGCAATTGCATGATACCTTGTCAAGTTTTGCCGTCGATTCCAGAATCGCGGCGATGACCGAGAAGGATATCCCTGATGCCAAGGAACGCTTGCATTATGTCATTACGATGACAGAACAGGCCGCCAACCAGACCTTGAATGCCGTGGAAACCTTGCTGCCTGTTTCGGAACAGTTATCGACGCAGATTGCCGAACTTTCGGACAAATGGGGACGGTTTTTAGACCGGGAAATGCCTTATGAGGAATTCAGAACGATGAGCCGCGAGATTGCCTTGCATTTCAGCGAATCGAAAAATTCGCTGCAGTCCATGCAGGCCGGCCTCAACGACATTCTAATGGCGCAGAGTTTTCAGGACATTACCGGCCAGATCATCCGTCGAGTGATCGACTTAGTTCAGGAATTGGAAGCCAGCATGGTGGAAGTCATCCGTATTTCCGGCGGTAAAATCAAACCCGCGGCTGGAGTCTCCGGGGAACCCGAATTGCCGGGGCCGGCCGTGCCCGGCATCGATGATAAGGGGGGCGATGTTGCGAGCAGTCAGGACGATGTTGACGACCTGTTGTCCAGTTTGGGATTTTGA
- a CDS encoding response regulator, with protein sequence MKILIVDDFSTMRRIVKNLLRDLGFTNTVEADDGKTALPVLLKGGIDFLITDWNMPGMTGIDLLKEVRGNPELADLPVLMVTAEAKREQIILAAQAGVNGYIIKPFTAATLKEKIEKIFERIDG encoded by the coding sequence ATGAAAATTCTCATTGTCGATGATTTTTCGACGATGAGGCGCATTGTCAAAAATCTATTACGGGATCTTGGCTTTACCAATACGGTCGAGGCCGACGACGGTAAAACGGCGTTACCCGTTTTATTGAAAGGCGGCATAGATTTTTTGATCACCGACTGGAATATGCCGGGGATGACGGGGATCGATTTACTTAAGGAGGTGCGGGGTAATCCCGAGCTAGCGGACTTGCCGGTACTGATGGTGACCGCGGAAGCTAAACGGGAACAAATTATCCTGGCGGCCCAGGCCGGCGTGAATGGCTATATCATCAAGCCGTTCACCGCCGCGACCCTGAAGGAAAAAATCGAAAAGATTTTCGAACGTATCGACGGCTAA
- a CDS encoding RNA polymerase sigma factor FliA — protein sequence MNGAAMYASVQTGDINDQVLRHVPLVKRIAYHLLGRLPDTVLLDDLIQAGMLGLLEAIKNYDPSQGASFETYAGIRIRGAMLDEVRRSDWTPRSVHKKARMVAEAIREVESKLGHDARESDVAEHLGISVEEYNRILQDTQGCKTFSMEELDQSGDAFLKDAQSTDIQPAEQLQREKFQQALAEAIGQLPERERLVVALYYDEGLNLREIGHVMDVSESRISQISSQAMLRLRARLADWLDEKDKLS from the coding sequence ATGAATGGAGCAGCAATGTATGCCTCGGTGCAGACCGGCGACATCAACGATCAGGTGTTGCGCCATGTGCCGTTAGTCAAGCGCATTGCTTATCATTTGCTGGGCCGGTTGCCCGATACGGTGTTACTGGACGATCTGATTCAGGCCGGTATGCTGGGTCTATTGGAGGCTATCAAGAATTACGACCCCTCGCAGGGAGCTAGTTTCGAAACATATGCCGGTATCCGCATCCGTGGCGCAATGCTTGATGAAGTCAGACGCTCCGATTGGACGCCCCGTTCCGTCCATAAAAAGGCGCGCATGGTGGCGGAAGCGATACGGGAAGTCGAAAGTAAATTGGGACACGATGCCCGGGAAAGTGATGTCGCCGAGCATTTGGGCATATCGGTGGAGGAATACAATCGCATCCTGCAGGATACGCAAGGATGTAAAACATTCAGCATGGAAGAGTTGGATCAAAGCGGCGACGCATTTCTGAAGGATGCCCAGTCAACGGATATACAACCGGCCGAGCAACTGCAGCGGGAAAAATTCCAGCAGGCCCTGGCCGAAGCGATCGGGCAGTTACCGGAAAGAGAGCGGTTGGTGGTGGCGCTCTATTATGATGAAGGGTTGAATTTACGTGAAATCGGGCATGTCATGGACGTCAGCGAATCACGGATCAGCCAAATCAGCAGCCAAGCCATGTTGAGATTAAGAGCGCGGCTGGCGGACTGGCTGGATGAAAAAGATAAACTGTCTTAA
- a CDS encoding MinD/ParA family protein, whose protein sequence is MKTIKPVRVIAVTSGKGGVGKTNLSVNMGVALSQMGRRVALLDADMGLANVDILLGMSPQFNLSHVLKGEKNLHEIMLTGPAGLMVIPASSGIQHMSELSTIEQAGVIRAFSEIDKDLDVLIVDTAAGISATVVNFARACQEIIVVVCDEPTSLTDAYAYIKLLNRDYGLNNFHIVTNMVQSLQQGQNLFGKLTKVTDRYLDVNLQFTGAIPADDYLRKSVQKQCPVVEAFPQSKSALAFKNLARKVDLWPVKTRAGGYLEFFVERMIRYSSEEDVA, encoded by the coding sequence ATGAAAACAATCAAACCGGTACGGGTCATTGCCGTTACCAGTGGAAAAGGCGGTGTCGGAAAAACCAATTTGTCGGTCAACATGGGGGTGGCCTTGTCGCAAATGGGGCGCCGGGTCGCCTTGCTCGATGCCGACATGGGGCTCGCTAATGTCGATATCCTGCTGGGCATGTCTCCACAGTTCAATTTGTCCCATGTCTTAAAAGGCGAAAAAAACCTGCATGAGATCATGTTGACCGGGCCGGCGGGGCTCATGGTGATTCCCGCTTCTTCGGGTATTCAGCATATGTCCGAATTGTCCACCATCGAGCAGGCCGGTGTCATTCGCGCTTTCAGTGAGATCGATAAGGATTTGGATGTGCTGATCGTCGATACCGCAGCCGGAATTTCGGCCACGGTCGTTAATTTTGCCAGGGCTTGCCAGGAGATTATTGTCGTGGTCTGCGACGAGCCGACTTCGTTGACCGATGCTTACGCTTACATCAAATTACTGAATCGCGATTACGGCTTGAACAATTTCCATATCGTGACCAACATGGTGCAGTCATTGCAGCAGGGACAGAACTTATTCGGCAAGCTGACCAAGGTCACCGACCGTTATCTCGATGTGAATCTGCAATTCACCGGGGCGATTCCGGCAGACGATTATTTACGCAAATCGGTGCAGAAGCAATGCCCGGTGGTCGAGGCCTTTCCTCAAAGCAAGTCGGCGTTGGCGTTCAAGAATCTGGCGCGGAAAGTGGACTTGTGGCCGGTTAAAACGCGGGCCGGCGGCTATCTGGAATTTTTTGTCGAACGTATGATTCGCTATAGTTCGGAAGAGGATGTTGCATGA
- the flhF gene encoding flagellar biosynthesis protein FlhF has translation MKIKRFFAPDIRSAMRMVKEELGSEAVIMSNRSVDGGVEIVAARDFDEQAIHNKLKKQAPGEAQAAQKSAGLAKFDEADKPLHIISSTRKRGVDGTIPENPIRRNMEQYLGYAEKIQLATNDRQKQTASDPAKPQALRSSIKPAPRQAAVKPVGAQSLDFSVEQLMQEMRNEMRKEINGLKAAMDSKLAQLDRHREPVQQSNATRVELLRRMADMGLCKNLASKIANRLESQQDAELAFTKAQEMLTQILPIAADDLLESGGIAALVGPTGVGKTTTIAKIAAQFILRHGTRDVALITTDNYRIGAHEQLNIYGRILDVPVRVANDAEELRNHIRDFSDKRLILIDTAGMSQRDMRLAEQIKTLCQHDLAIKTYLVMSAATQYQAMHEIIESFRQYEPQAGILTKLDEAVAQGAALSAIIEQQLPLSFLTDGQQVPEDIRLAEAEALIGQCVAGIGTESDYTNELNDEDWVAAGYA, from the coding sequence ATGAAGATTAAACGTTTTTTTGCCCCCGATATCCGTAGCGCCATGCGAATGGTCAAGGAAGAGCTTGGGTCGGAAGCGGTCATTATGTCCAATCGTTCCGTCGATGGCGGCGTCGAAATCGTCGCCGCGCGCGATTTCGACGAGCAGGCGATACATAACAAGTTGAAAAAACAAGCGCCGGGTGAAGCGCAAGCGGCCCAGAAAAGCGCCGGATTGGCGAAGTTCGACGAGGCCGACAAACCCTTGCATATCATCAGCAGCACGCGCAAGCGGGGCGTGGACGGAACGATTCCGGAAAATCCGATTCGCCGCAATATGGAGCAATATCTGGGTTATGCGGAAAAGATTCAATTGGCGACTAATGACAGGCAGAAGCAAACAGCAAGCGACCCCGCCAAACCGCAGGCCTTACGCTCCTCAATCAAGCCGGCGCCACGGCAAGCCGCCGTCAAGCCGGTCGGCGCTCAATCCCTCGACTTTTCCGTCGAACAGTTAATGCAGGAAATGCGCAATGAAATGCGTAAAGAGATCAACGGCCTGAAGGCGGCGATGGACAGTAAATTGGCGCAATTGGACCGGCACAGAGAACCCGTTCAGCAATCGAATGCGACTCGCGTCGAATTATTGCGCCGTATGGCGGACATGGGGTTATGCAAAAATTTAGCAAGCAAGATCGCTAATCGCCTGGAAAGTCAGCAAGATGCCGAATTGGCTTTTACCAAGGCGCAGGAAATGTTGACGCAAATTCTGCCGATCGCCGCCGATGATTTGCTGGAATCCGGTGGTATCGCGGCATTGGTCGGTCCTACCGGTGTCGGTAAAACGACCACGATCGCCAAGATAGCCGCACAATTTATTCTCAGGCACGGTACCCGCGACGTCGCCTTGATCACCACCGATAATTATCGCATCGGCGCCCATGAACAACTGAATATCTATGGCCGGATTCTCGATGTGCCGGTGCGAGTCGCCAATGATGCCGAGGAATTGCGCAATCATATCCGCGATTTTAGTGATAAGCGCTTGATCTTGATCGATACGGCAGGTATGAGCCAGCGCGATATGAGGTTGGCCGAACAGATCAAAACACTGTGCCAGCACGATTTGGCCATCAAGACTTATCTGGTCATGTCGGCGGCGACCCAGTATCAGGCCATGCACGAAATCATCGAATCCTTCCGCCAATACGAGCCGCAAGCGGGGATTTTGACTAAATTGGACGAAGCCGTGGCGCAAGGAGCGGCATTATCGGCTATCATCGAACAGCAGTTACCGTTATCATTTTTGACCGATGGCCAGCAAGTGCCCGAGGATATCCGCTTGGCCGAGGCGGAAGCGTTGATTGGGCAATGTGTTGCTGGGATAGGGACGGAAAGCGACTATACTAATGAGTTAAACGACGAAGACTGGGTGGCGGCAGGCTATGCATAA
- the flhA gene encoding flagellar biosynthesis protein FlhA, whose amino-acid sequence MNLQKILQTIRSIASMGLGAPVVILMILAMVVLPLPPFLLDLFFTFNIAFSLIILLVVVYTLKPLEFAVFPTVILVATMLRLALNVASTRVVLLEGHQGGDAAGKVIEAFGSFVIGGNFAVGLVVFAILVVINFVVVTKGAGRVAEVGARFTLDAMPGKQMAIDADLNSGLITQDEARTRREEIASEADFYGSMDGASKFVRGDAVAGIIILFVNIIGGLSIGVGQHDMSFADAGEVYVLLTIGDGLVAQIPALLLSTASAIVVTRVRGSNQDVGKQVSAQLFDDPKTLLITAGVMGLLGIIPGMPNMVFILLSLALVGSAYMIDRRRKQEESLVLEQAAAVPQQHAKTEIKELGWDDVMPVDMIGLEVGYRLIPLVDKNQGGQLMTRIKGVRKKLSQELGFLIPSVHIRDNLDLAPGEYRISLLGVTAGQAEIMPDKEMAINPGRVFGSLQGTPCRDPAFGLEAVWIESSQKDHAQTLGYTVVDPGTVVATHLSHILQSNAHELFGYEEAQQILDNLAKQAPKLVEDLVPKTLPLGVIVKVLQNLLQEHVSIRDMRTIAETLAEYGPKSQDPDILTSAVRASLGRSILHEINGIQSEVPVITLDPDLERILQQSLQTASDGGAGLEPGLAEQMHQSLEESAQKMEMEGLTPVVLVSSFVRPWLARFVRHSISGLHVLAYNEIPEDRQIKVISTVGQRA is encoded by the coding sequence ATGAATTTGCAAAAAATATTACAGACAATTCGTTCGATTGCCAGTATGGGGCTAGGCGCTCCGGTGGTTATCCTAATGATTTTGGCGATGGTCGTGCTGCCATTGCCGCCGTTTTTGTTGGACCTGTTTTTCACCTTTAATATCGCCTTTTCCCTGATCATCTTGTTGGTCGTGGTATATACCTTGAAGCCGCTCGAGTTTGCGGTGTTTCCGACGGTGATTCTGGTAGCGACGATGTTGCGTCTGGCGCTCAATGTCGCATCGACTCGGGTCGTCCTATTGGAAGGGCACCAGGGCGGAGACGCCGCCGGCAAGGTGATCGAGGCCTTCGGCTCCTTCGTCATCGGCGGCAATTTCGCCGTCGGCCTGGTCGTATTCGCCATTTTGGTGGTCATCAATTTCGTCGTCGTCACCAAGGGGGCCGGGCGGGTGGCCGAAGTCGGCGCGCGGTTCACGCTGGATGCAATGCCCGGCAAGCAAATGGCGATCGATGCCGATTTGAACTCCGGCCTGATCACTCAGGACGAAGCGCGAACACGACGCGAGGAAATTGCCTCGGAAGCCGATTTTTACGGCTCGATGGACGGTGCCAGTAAATTTGTCCGCGGCGATGCGGTGGCCGGAATCATCATCCTGTTCGTCAATATCATCGGCGGCCTCTCGATCGGTGTCGGTCAGCACGACATGAGTTTTGCCGATGCCGGTGAGGTTTATGTGTTGCTGACCATCGGTGACGGTCTGGTGGCGCAGATTCCAGCGCTGTTATTGTCTACCGCTTCGGCCATCGTCGTGACCCGCGTGCGGGGCAGTAATCAGGACGTCGGCAAGCAGGTTTCGGCGCAATTGTTCGACGATCCGAAAACGCTTTTGATCACGGCCGGCGTCATGGGATTGCTGGGTATTATTCCCGGCATGCCGAATATGGTCTTCATCCTGTTATCGTTGGCCCTGGTGGGCTCGGCGTATATGATCGACAGGCGCCGCAAGCAGGAAGAAAGCTTGGTTCTGGAACAGGCCGCCGCAGTGCCGCAACAACACGCCAAGACCGAAATCAAGGAGCTGGGCTGGGACGATGTCATGCCGGTCGACATGATCGGTCTGGAAGTGGGTTACCGCTTAATTCCATTGGTCGACAAAAACCAAGGCGGACAGTTGATGACGCGGATCAAGGGGGTGCGTAAGAAATTGTCCCAGGAGCTGGGCTTTTTGATCCCGTCGGTGCATATTCGCGATAACTTGGATTTGGCGCCGGGCGAATATCGGATTTCCTTGCTCGGGGTCACGGCGGGGCAGGCCGAAATCATGCCGGATAAAGAAATGGCGATCAATCCCGGCCGCGTGTTCGGCTCGTTGCAGGGGACGCCATGCCGCGACCCGGCCTTCGGCTTGGAAGCGGTCTGGATAGAATCGTCCCAAAAGGATCATGCCCAAACCTTGGGCTATACCGTGGTCGATCCCGGCACCGTGGTGGCGACCCATCTAAGCCATATTCTGCAATCCAACGCCCATGAGCTGTTCGGCTACGAAGAAGCGCAGCAAATTCTCGATAACCTGGCCAAGCAGGCGCCGAAACTGGTTGAGGATTTGGTGCCGAAAACCCTGCCGCTGGGCGTGATCGTCAAAGTCTTGCAGAACTTATTGCAAGAGCATGTTTCGATTCGCGACATGCGCACGATCGCCGAAACTTTGGCGGAGTATGGACCTAAGAGTCAAGATCCGGACATCTTGACGTCGGCGGTCCGGGCTTCGTTGGGGCGATCAATTTTGCATGAAATCAATGGTATACAATCCGAAGTCCCGGTTATTACCCTCGACCCTGACCTGGAACGGATTTTGCAGCAATCATTGCAGACGGCGAGCGACGGCGGTGCCGGTCTGGAACCGGGATTAGCGGAGCAAATGCATCAATCGTTAGAAGAAAGCGCGCAAAAAATGGAAATGGAAGGCCTGACGCCGGTCGTTCTGGTTTCTTCCTTCGTGCGTCCCTGGTTGGCCCGTTTCGTTCGTCATTCCATTTCCGGATTGCATGTTTTGGCCTATAACGAGATTCCGGAAGACCGTCAGATAAAAGTGATTTCGACCGTTGGTCAGCGTGCATAA